From Thamnophis elegans isolate rThaEle1 chromosome 12, rThaEle1.pri, whole genome shotgun sequence, one genomic window encodes:
- the ETV2 gene encoding ETS translocation variant 2, with the protein MESWQENWRDNPVQTVPVGAEIEATDFSEEYRKIFQDDFGDMGSWFLQENEMEQQLPSWTGGSYLAELEGFEKTVPIHESLGLKGFPEYTKTIVELKQVSSDPDYREPYHGASRMVLQQDSVPHSLEGSSGLSAAPHPWYVLYPDSPGEQVSSAQLPPGDQQEHQKEEYWIESLGPDSGSQSSALDSDSCQCDSPIRSQKKRERRDPADSKNTNALPKDRAGAGPIQLWRFLLELLQDGSCQALIRWTGNDWEFKLCDPHEVARRWGKRKNKPRMTYEKLSRGLRYYYHKNIIHKTSGQRYVYRFVCDIRGLLAELDKKLQI; encoded by the exons ACTTTTCGGAAGAGTACAGGAAGATTTTCCAAGATGATTTTGGTGACATGGGGTCCTGGTTTCTACAAGAAAATGAGATGGAGCAGCAGCTGCCAAGCTGGACTGGTGGCAGTTACCTTGCTGAACTGGAAGGTTTTGAGAAGACAGTGCCAATCCATGAATCCCTTGGCTTAAAAG gtttTCCTGAGTACACCAAGACTATTGTGGAATTGAAACAGGTTTCTTCTGATCCAGACTACAGGGAACCGTACCATGGTG CTTCAAGAATGGTGCTTCAACAAGACAGTGTCCCCCACAGCCTTGAGGGTTCCAGTGGCCTCTCGGCTGCTCCTCACCCTTGGTATGTTCTGTATCCCGATTCTCCTGGAGAACAGGTGTCTTCTGCTCAACTTCCTCCTGGAGATCAGCAAGAACATCAGAAGGAAG AATATTGGATTGAATCCCTTGGTCCCGATTCAGGCAGCCAATCCAGTGCCTTGGACAGCGATTCTTGCCAATGCGATTCGCCAATCAGGAGCCAGAAAAAACGGGAACGCAGAGACCCGGCTGATAGCAAGAACACCAACGCTTTACCTAAAGATCGGGCAG GGGCCGGACCCATTCAATTATGGCGCTTTCTGCTGGAGCTCCTGCAGGATGGCTCTTGCCAAGCCCTCATCCGCTGGACAGGGAACGACTGGGAATTCAAGCTCTGTGACCCCCACGAG GTGGCCAGGCGCTGGGGCAAGCGTAAGAACAAGCCTCGCATGACGTACGAGAAACTGAGTCGGGGGCTGCGCTACTATTACCACAAGAACATCATCCACAAGACCAGCGGCCAGCGTTACGTCTACCGCTTCGTTTGCGACATCCGGGGCCTGCTGGCCGAATTGGATAAGAAATTGCAGATTTAG